GGTTGCCCCCTGGGAGCGGGCGAGGGCTGGTGTCCGTGTGGTGGTTGGCTGGGTGGGGGTTGGGGGCACGCTAGGCTGGGCGCCTGTGAAGGTCTTGGTGGTCGGGTCTGGTGGACGTGAGCATGCTCTGGCCTGGGGGTTGACCCAGGATCCGGAGGTTGAGCAGGTTGTGGCGGCGCCGGGGAATCCGGGGATCGCGGCGTTGCGGCCGGTGTTCGACGGGCAGACCGTGGTTTGCCGGGCGGTGGATGTTTCCGATCATGACGCCGTGGTGGCGCTGGCTCGGGAGCTGGAGTCCGATCTGGTGGTTGTCGGGCCGGAGGCGCCGCTGGTGGCCGGTCTGGCCGACCCGTTGCGGGATGCCGGGATCGCGGTGTTCGGGCCGTCCCGGGAGGCGGCGCGGATCGAGGGGTCGAAGGCGTTCGCGAAGGACGTGATGGCGACCGCGAGCGTGCCCACCGGCCGCGCGTACGTGTGTACGACGCCGGAGGAGGCAGCGACCGCGATCGACGCGTTCGGGCCGCCGTACGTGGTGAAGGACGACGGGCTCGCGGCCGGCAAGGGCGTCGTGGTGACCGAGGACCGGGACGAGGCGCTCGCGCACGCGGCCGGGTGTGAGCAGGTGCTGATCGAGGAGTACCTGGACGGTCCCGAGGTCTCGCTGTTCGCGATCACGGACGGTACGACCGTGTTGCCGATGCAGCCGGCGCAGGACTTCAAGCGGCTCGCGGACGGTGACGAAGGGCCGAACACCGGCGGCATGGGCGCGTACACACCGTTGCCCTGGGCACCGGATGATCTGGTCGCGGAGATCACCGAGAAGGTGCTGCAGCCGACCGTCGACGAGCTCCGGCACCGGGGTACGCCGTTCTCCGGACTGCTCTACGCGGGTCTCGCGCTGACCTCGCGGGGTGTCCGGGTGATCGAGTTCAACTGCCGTTTCGGCGACCCGGAGACGCAGGCGCTGCTGCCGATGCTGAAGACCCCGCTCGGCGGCCTGCTGTACGCGGCGGCGACCGGCAAGCTCGGCGACCACGGCGACCTGAGCTGGCGGAACGCGACGTCGGTGGCGGTCGTGGTGGCGGCGAAGAAGTACCCGGCGAGCCCGCGCAAGGGTGATGTGATCGCCGGCATCGACCAGGCCGAGAACGACGACGTCCGGGTGTTCCACGCCGGTACCGCGCTGGACGGCGAGGAACTGGTCACGGCCGGCGGCCGCGTACTCGCGGTCAGCGCCGTCGGCAAGGACCTGGCCGAGGCGCGGCAGCGCGCGTACGCCGCCGTCGGGCAGATCCGGATCAAGGGCTCCCAGCACCGTACCGACATCGCGCTGAAGGCCGAACGCGGCGAGATCACCCTCTGATCGACGCCCGCGCGAACCGGTCCCGGATACAGTCGGGAATTCGATGGAACCGGATTCAGGGGTCGGGGGTGTAGGTGGGTATGGAGACGGAGGGGCTGCGGGATTTCTACCGCGCGTACCAGCCACGGCTGGTCGGGGTGATCTCGTTGCTGACCGGGTCGCGCGCCGAGGCCGAGGACATCGTCCAGGAAGCGTTCGTCCGGTTGGTGCCGCGCTGGCAGAAGGTCTCGCGGTACGACTCTCCGGAGGCGTGGGTACGCCTGGTGGCCGTGCGGTTGGCGGCCAACCGGCACCGTGACGGCAACCGGTTCCGGCAGCTGTTCCACCGGCTGCCGGCCGAGCAGGTCGCGGACCCCGCCGATGGTTACACGGGTGATCTGGAGCAGGCTCTCGCCGGCCTGCCGATGCCGACCCGGCAGGCCGTCGTCCTCCATTACGTCTGCGACCTGAGCGTGGCTCAGGTCGCGGACGCGCTCGGGATCGCGGAAGGCACGGTCAAGTCGCGCCTGTCCCGCGCCCGGGACACCCTGTCCGCATCATTGCTGTTGAGGAGTGACGACCATGCCTGATCTGCAGGAGGACCTGCGGGCCCTGGCGGACCGCCGGACGGCCGAGTCGGCGGGTGACTTCGACTCCGTGCTGACCACGGCCCGGACCCGTAAGCGCCGCCGGACCGCCGGCCTGTCCGTGATCGGCGCGGCCGTGGTGGTCGGTGCCGTCGCGATCGTGCCGACGCTGCGGCCGGCGCCCAACGACACCCCGGTGGCGAACCTTCCGGTACCGCCGAACGCGGTCGCCACGCCGGAGGTCTCGGTGCAGCCGACCACCGAGCCGGCCGTGAAGGCCGGTCCGCTCGGGATCAAGTCGCTGTCGAAGTCGGCCGGTGGTCAGTTCGTCGCGTCGTTCCCGGACAAGAAGGTCCGGGCCGCGACCTTCACGCTGGCGTCGACGGCGAAGCCGGACGTGCCGCTGTACACGCTGGTCGCGAAGATCCCGGGTGACGCGACGACGCCGCATTCGTGGCCCGCGATCCAGGGTGAGGCCGGGATGGCGATTCCGTCCTACCAGAGCGCCGGCCCGTACACGCTGGCTGTTCCGAAGGGCCTCGCCGCGGGCTCGTACCAGGTCTGCACGCTGTCCGGCGCGAAGCTCTGTGGTCTGGTGACGGTCAAGTAGCAGCCGTCTGGGAGAATGGGGTTCGTGACCAAACCCCGGATCCCCAACGTTCTCGCCGCGCGCTACGCCAGTCTGTCGATGGCGGAGCTGTGGTCGCCAGAGCACAAGATCGTGCTCGAGCGGAAGCTCTGGGTGGCGGTACTGCGGGCCCAGCGCGAGCTCGGGGTCGCGGTGCCGGACGGGGTCGTCGAGGACTACGAGCGGGTGATCGGCCAGGTCGACCTGGAGTCGATCGCGGCCCGGGAGCGGGTCACCCGGCATGACGTGAAGGCACGGATCGAGGAGTTCAGCGCGCTCGCGGGGCACGAACACATCCACAAGGGGATGACGAGTCGTGACCTGACCGAGAACGTGGAGCAGCTCCAGATCCGCGCCGGTCTGGAGCTGATCCGGGACCGCGCGGTGGCGACTGCCGTGCGGCTCGGGCAGCTGGCGGCGGACCATGCGGCGCTGGTGCTGACCGGCCGTTCGCACAACGTGGCCGCTCAGGCGACCACGCTCGGCAAGCGGTTCGCCTCGGCGGCGGACGAGTTGCTGGTCGCGGTCGCGCGGCTCGAGGAGCTGATCGAGCGGTACCCGCTGCGTGGCATCAAGGGCCCGGTCGGTACGGCGCAGGACATGCTCGACCTGTTCGGCGGCGATGCGGAGAAGCTGGCCACGCTGGAAACCACGATCGCCCAGCACCTCGGGTTCAACCAGGCGCTGACCAGCGTCGGCCAGGTGTACCCGCGGTCGCTCGATTACGAGGTCGTGTCCGCGCTGGTCCAGCTGGCCGCCGGGCCGTCGAGCCTGGCGACCACGATCCGGCTGATGGCCGGGCACGAGCTGGTCACCGAGGGGTTCAAGGAGGGCCAGGTCGGGTCCTCGGCGATGCCGCACAAGATGAACACCCGGTCCTGTGAGCGGGTGAACGGTCTCGCGGTCATCCTGCGTGGGTACGCGTCGATGGCCGGCGAGCTGGCGGGTACGCAGTGGAACGAGGGCGACGTGTTCTGCTCGGTCGTCCGCCGGGTCGCGCTGCCGGACGCGTTCTTCGCGCTGGACGGCCTGTTCGAGACGTTCCTGACCGTGCTGGACGAGTTCGGCGTGTACCCGGCGGTGGTCGCCCGTGAGCTGGAGCGGTACCTGCCGTTCCTCACCACCACCAAGGTGCTGATGGCCGCGGTGAAGAACGGGGTCGGCCGGGAAACCGCGCACGAGGTGATCAAGGAGCACGCGGTCGCGACCGCGCTCGACCTGCGCAAGGGCCTGCCCGCGAACGACCTGTTCCACCGCCTCGGGACCGACGGCCGGCTCGGGCTGACCGAGGAGCAGATCGTCGGCATCGTCGGCGAGCCCCTTTCCTTCACCGGCGCGGCAGTCGCCCAGGTCGGCGCCGTCGTCGCCCAGATCGACGAACTCGCCAAGCGCCACCCGGAAGCAGCCGCGTACACCCCGGGCGACATCCTCTGAGCCCTTGGCGTGGCCGGATAGCTGCCCGGCTGGGGCGATGTGACATTCTCTAGGGCGTGTTCGCACCGCTCACCTGGGTACTAGTCGCGTTGTCGCTGGCCGCGATGGTGTACGCCGTTGTCCTGGCCGCGCGGAACAAGCGGATCGACTGGACCGTGCTGGGAATCATCGGCGTGATCGAGGTCGCGTTGATCGCGCAGCTGGTGATCGGGATCGTGCAGCTGAGCGGTGCCGAGCGGGACGTGTCTGGGCCGTTCTTCGTCGGCTATCTGATCGGTTCGCTGCTCGTGCTGCCGGTCGGTGCGTTCTGGGCGCTGGCGGAGAGCAGCCGTTGGGGCGCCGGCGCGCTGGCGGTCGCGTGCCTGGTGGTCCCCATTCTCGAGCTGCGGCTGCACGAAGTCTGGACGGCGTGAGATGGCCGATCCAGCCGCGACGAAACACGGTCCGGGCCGGATTCTGATCGCGGTGTACGGCGTGTTCGCGCTGGCCGCGACGGCCCGGGCCGCCGTCCAGATCGCCACCAAGTTCCACGAGGCGCCGATCGCGTACCTGCTGTCGGCCGTTGCCGCGATCATCTATTGCGCGGCGACGTTCGCGCTGGCGAAGGCGACCACGGTGTCCCGCAAGGTCGCCACCGCCGCGATCGCGATCGAACTCGTCGGGGTGATCGGCGTCGGCGCGTTCAGTTACGCCGTACCGGACGACTTCCCGGACGCGACCGTGTGGTCGCATTTCGGTCAGGGCTACGGATTCGTACCGCTGGTGCTGCCCGTACTCGGCCTGCTCTGGCTTCGTCGCACCCGGTAACTGCCAGCAAACTCCCAGCCACCCGCAGGGGCCGGCTCAGGTTCGCCGGACAGCATCGGTGCCATGGAGATTCCAGGTCACCCTCGGGTCGAGATCGTCGTACCCGTCAAGAACGAGGAGAACGACCTCGGACCGAACATCAGGCGGCTCCGTGAGTTCCTCGACACCGCCTTCCCGTTCTCGGCCGAGGTCTGCATCGCGGACAACGGAAGTACGGACGCGACCTATGAGATCGGCGCGCTGCTCGCCGCGGAGCTGCCCGGGGTCCGGGTGGTACGGCTGGAGCAGTCCGGGCGTGGCCGGGCGCTGAAGCAGGTCTGGTCCGCGAGCAACGCAGAGGTGCTCGCGTACATGGACGTCGACCTGTCCACCAACCTGAACGCGCTGCTTCCGTTGGTCGCGCCATTGCTGGCCGGCCACAGCGATGTTGCCATCGGCACCCGATTGGCGAAGAGCTCCCGGGTGGTCCGGCGGCCGAAGCGCGAGTTCATCTCCCGCTCGTACAACCTGTTGCTGCGGGCAACTTTGAGCGCGCACTTCTCGGACGCGCAGTGCGGGTTCAAGGCGATCCGCGCCGAGGTCGCGCGCGAGTTGCTGCCGCTGGTCGAGGACACCAGCTGGTTCTTCGACACCGAGCTGCTGGTGCTGGCCGAGAAGGCCGGTCTGCGCATCCACGAGGTGCCGGTGGACTGGATCGACGACCTGGATTCGCGGGTCGCGATCGCGAAGACGGTCGGCGAGGACCTGCGCGGCATCGCCCGGCTGATGCGGAGCCGGGCGGACCTCGAACCGGTGCGGCAGAAGTACGGCCGGCCGCGAATCCTCGACCCGCGGACCGCCATGGCCGCGCGCGTACTGCGGTTCTGCGCGGTGGGCGTGCTCAGCACCGCGGCGTACGCGCTGCTCTATCTCGTGCTGCGGCAGGGCATGCCGGCCCAGGTCGCGAACCTGCTGGCCCTGCTGATCACCGCGGTCGGCAACACCGCGCTCAACCGGCGGATCACGTTCGGCGTACGCGGCGTGGAGGGCCGGTGGCGGCATCAACTCCGCGGACTGGTCACCTTCGGCATCGGCTGGAGCCTGACCGCGGCGTCGCTGTGGCTGCTGCACACGGCCGTCGCCGCGCCGCACCAGGCGGTCGAGATCACCGTCCTGACCGCCGCGAACCTGGCTGCCACGGTGGTCCGCTTCAGCCTCTTCCAGACGTGGGTGTTCGACGACGACGCGCCCACATTGCCCGCCTTCGAATCACCGGCGGTCCTCGATCAAACCCGGAGCAACTGATGACCACGCTGTCCGATCCCGTCGAGGCGACTCGGCCGCGGGCCATCACGTACACGCTCGGCAAGGACAAGGTCCTGTACGGCGGGCTGCTGGTACTGACCGCGATCGCCTATTTATGGGGACTTTCCAAGAACGCGTACGCCAACGAGTACTACGCGGCCGCCGTCCAAGCCGGATCGACGAGCTGGAAGGCCTGGTTCTTCGGG
The genomic region above belongs to Kribbella solani and contains:
- the purD gene encoding phosphoribosylamine--glycine ligase; its protein translation is MKVLVVGSGGREHALAWGLTQDPEVEQVVAAPGNPGIAALRPVFDGQTVVCRAVDVSDHDAVVALARELESDLVVVGPEAPLVAGLADPLRDAGIAVFGPSREAARIEGSKAFAKDVMATASVPTGRAYVCTTPEEAATAIDAFGPPYVVKDDGLAAGKGVVVTEDRDEALAHAAGCEQVLIEEYLDGPEVSLFAITDGTTVLPMQPAQDFKRLADGDEGPNTGGMGAYTPLPWAPDDLVAEITEKVLQPTVDELRHRGTPFSGLLYAGLALTSRGVRVIEFNCRFGDPETQALLPMLKTPLGGLLYAAATGKLGDHGDLSWRNATSVAVVVAAKKYPASPRKGDVIAGIDQAENDDVRVFHAGTALDGEELVTAGGRVLAVSAVGKDLAEARQRAYAAVGQIRIKGSQHRTDIALKAERGEITL
- a CDS encoding SigE family RNA polymerase sigma factor encodes the protein METEGLRDFYRAYQPRLVGVISLLTGSRAEAEDIVQEAFVRLVPRWQKVSRYDSPEAWVRLVAVRLAANRHRDGNRFRQLFHRLPAEQVADPADGYTGDLEQALAGLPMPTRQAVVLHYVCDLSVAQVADALGIAEGTVKSRLSRARDTLSASLLLRSDDHA
- the purB gene encoding adenylosuccinate lyase; translation: MGFVTKPRIPNVLAARYASLSMAELWSPEHKIVLERKLWVAVLRAQRELGVAVPDGVVEDYERVIGQVDLESIAARERVTRHDVKARIEEFSALAGHEHIHKGMTSRDLTENVEQLQIRAGLELIRDRAVATAVRLGQLAADHAALVLTGRSHNVAAQATTLGKRFASAADELLVAVARLEELIERYPLRGIKGPVGTAQDMLDLFGGDAEKLATLETTIAQHLGFNQALTSVGQVYPRSLDYEVVSALVQLAAGPSSLATTIRLMAGHELVTEGFKEGQVGSSAMPHKMNTRSCERVNGLAVILRGYASMAGELAGTQWNEGDVFCSVVRRVALPDAFFALDGLFETFLTVLDEFGVYPAVVARELERYLPFLTTTKVLMAAVKNGVGRETAHEVIKEHAVATALDLRKGLPANDLFHRLGTDGRLGLTEEQIVGIVGEPLSFTGAAVAQVGAVVAQIDELAKRHPEAAAYTPGDIL
- a CDS encoding bifunctional glycosyltransferase family 2/GtrA family protein, whose product is MEIPGHPRVEIVVPVKNEENDLGPNIRRLREFLDTAFPFSAEVCIADNGSTDATYEIGALLAAELPGVRVVRLEQSGRGRALKQVWSASNAEVLAYMDVDLSTNLNALLPLVAPLLAGHSDVAIGTRLAKSSRVVRRPKREFISRSYNLLLRATLSAHFSDAQCGFKAIRAEVARELLPLVEDTSWFFDTELLVLAEKAGLRIHEVPVDWIDDLDSRVAIAKTVGEDLRGIARLMRSRADLEPVRQKYGRPRILDPRTAMAARVLRFCAVGVLSTAAYALLYLVLRQGMPAQVANLLALLITAVGNTALNRRITFGVRGVEGRWRHQLRGLVTFGIGWSLTAASLWLLHTAVAAPHQAVEITVLTAANLAATVVRFSLFQTWVFDDDAPTLPAFESPAVLDQTRSN